In Fundulus heteroclitus isolate FHET01 chromosome 18, MU-UCD_Fhet_4.1, whole genome shotgun sequence, a single genomic region encodes these proteins:
- the LOC105915884 gene encoding C5a anaphylatoxin chemotactic receptor 1 has protein sequence MDYQGFNHSDASNFTDYLDSLSELFGDNSTDIVFPVDLRPDILPIQIVALVLYALVVLLGVPGNALVLWVTGFCMTRSVTSIWFLNLALADLLCCLSLPLLMVPLVHDDHWHFGPLACTLVKGLFYLVMYCSVLQLVLISVDRLMLVKRPIWCQNNRRPRQAAWACVAVWCLALVGSIPQFVYARQIDVGEHKKECVLAYTRKSVWPIASFRFTMAFVLPFFIIVLCHLVVYITTNKGLSRGRVKSKRTVRVIIAVVLSFFLCWLPLHILDFIDLATARTSSHSPRIYLAQVLALCLAYFNSCLNPLIYVCIGRSFKDSMHRSLRHVLHFATEDPNSKGTVNNVDTKSTSNGRETTKI, from the coding sequence ATGGATTACCAAGGTTTCAACCATTCTGATGCTTCAAACTTCACTGATTACCTTGATTCGTTGTCAGAACTCTTTGGGGACAACTCCACAGATATTGTATTTCCTGTGGACCTGCGCCCTGACATTTTGCCAATCCAGATAGTGGCTCTGGTTCTCTACGCCCTTGTGGTCCTGCTCGGAGTACCTGGTAATGCTCTGGTTTTGTGGGTGACTGGCTTCTGCATGACCCGCTCTGTCACCTCTATCTGGTTCCTCAACCTGGCGCTGGCGGATCTTCTGTGCTGCCTCTCCCTGCCTCTGCTCATGGTGCCGCTGGTGCACGACGACCACTGGCACTTTGGCCCGCTGGCCTGCACTCTAGTCAAAGGGCTCTTCTATCTGGTGATGTACTGTAGCGttctgcagctggttctgatCAGCGTGGATCGTCTGATGCTCGTCAAAAGACCCATCTGGTGCCAGAACAACAGGCGACCCAGGCAAGCCGCATGGGCATGCGTGGCTGTGTGGTGCCTAGCTCTGGTGGGCAGCATCCCACAGTTTGTCTATGCCCGGCAGATTGATGTAGGGGAGCATAAGAAAGAATGCGTGCTGGCATACACTCGAAAAAGTGTCTGGCCCATTGCATCCTTTCGCTTTACGATGGCCTTCGTCCTCCCCTTCTTCATCATCGTCCTGTGTCACCTGGTGGTGTACATCACCACCAACAAGGGATTGTCACGTGGTCGGGTCAAATCCAAACGAACCGTGAGGGTCATCATTGCCGTGGTGCTGAGCTTTTTCTTGTGTTGGCTCCCCTTGCACATCTTGGACTTTATCGACTTGGCCACCGCCCGGAcctcttcccacagtccaagaATCTACCTGGCTCAGGTGCTGGCCCTCTGCCTGGCATATTTCAACAGCTGCCTCAACCCTCTGATCTATGTGTGCATCGGACGAAGCTTCAAAGACAGCATGCACCGTTCGCTGCGCCACGTCCTCCACTTCGCCACCGAGGACCCAAACTCAAAGGGGACTGTTAACAATGTCGACACCAAGAGCACCTCGAACGGAAGGGAGACGACCAAAATCTGA
- the lbhl gene encoding uncharacterized protein lbhl, with amino-acid sequence MHLTAKEGGMEEMSGHDPNCEDMQKKDQRLPFQIFPDPVEIVLGPEASLNSPNRDKERLPSIVVEPTEVSEVESGELRWPPENIEAEDDEEDLFLEQCFPPANIADWGDEEEEEETSIILQQQPGLTLLDLQSDAFRDDTPTLPPNSAPTFN; translated from the exons ATGCACCTGACTGCTAAGGAAGG GGGTATGGAGGAGATGAGTGGCCATGACCCAAACTGTGAAGATATGCAGAAGAAGGACCAAAGACTGCCATTCCAG ATCTTCCCTGACCCGGTGGAGATTGTCCTGGGCCCGGAGGCTTCTCTGAACAGTCCGAACCGGGACAAGGAGCGTCTCCCCTCCATCGTGGTGGAGCCCACAGAAGTGAGCGAGGTGGAGAGCGGCGAGCTGCGCTGGCCTCCTGAGAACATCGAGGCAGAAGATGATGAGGAGGACCTGTTCCTGGAGCAGTGTTTCCCCCCAGCCAACATCGCCGACTGGGGagacgaagaggaggaggaggagacgtcAATAAtactgcagcagcagccaggcCTGACACTCCTTG ATCTTCAGTCTGATGCATTCAGAGACGACACCCCGACACTTCCTCCCAACAGTGCCCCCACCTTCAACTGA
- the polr2i gene encoding DNA-directed RNA polymerase II subunit RPB9 — MDLESATNAPGFVGIRFCQECNNMLYPKEDKENRILLYACRNCDYQQEADNSCIYVNKITHEVDELTQIIADVAQDPTLPRTEDHPCPKCGHKEAVFFQSHSMKAEDAMRLYYVCTAPHCGHRWTE; from the exons ATGGATTTAGAAAGTGCAACAAACGCGCCGGGATTTGTAGGCATACGGTTTTGTCAGGAATG TAATAACATGTTGTACCCAAAAGAAGACAAAGAGAACCGCATCCTGCTGTATGCG TGTAGAAACTGCGACTATCAGCAGGAGGCTGACAACAGCTGCATCTACGTCAACAAGATCACCCACGAAGTTGA TGAACTGACACAAATCATCGCTGATGTGGCCCAGGATCCGACGCTGCCAAGAACAGAGGATCACCCCTGTCCCAA ATGTGGTCACAAGGAGGCGGTGTTCTTCCAGTCTCACAGTATGAAGGCTGAG GATGCTATGCGTCTGTACTACGTGTGCACGGCCCCTCACTGTGGACACCGCTGGACAGAGTAG